The Gammaproteobacteria bacterium genome contains a region encoding:
- a CDS encoding RidA family protein: MSSKTLSEKATPRGTYPHIRRAGDYLFVSGISARRADNSIAGAEADDQGTARLDIRIQTRAVINNIEDILRSMDCTLADIVDVTTFLVNMNDFGGYNEVYAEYFSESRPARTTVAVHQLPHSHLVIEIKATAYKPE, from the coding sequence ATGTCTTCAAAAACACTGAGTGAAAAAGCGACGCCTCGCGGCACGTATCCCCATATTCGTCGAGCCGGGGATTATTTGTTTGTATCAGGGATCAGTGCCCGGCGAGCGGACAATTCTATCGCTGGTGCCGAGGCAGATGATCAGGGCACAGCACGGCTGGACATTCGAATACAGACCCGAGCAGTCATCAACAATATAGAGGATATTCTCAGAAGCATGGATTGCACACTGGCCGATATCGTTGATGTGACCACCTTTCTGGTCAATATGAATGATTTTGGTGGGTACAATGAAGTTTACGCTGAGTACTTCAGTGAGAGTCGACCTGCCCGAACCACCGTGGCAGTCCATCAGTTGCCCCATTCACATCTAGTGATCGAAATTAAGGCCACAGCCTACAAGCCTGAATAG
- a CDS encoding carboxymuconolactone decarboxylase family protein: MTGSDPYSKIYEELIGFVPPKIQHRIRLGLETDPELLEAIENVREKAMYPNCFDVKTAQLILFAVLISHVSPASEFHARGAVRSGATKEELHAVAGLAFLFRGLPAFNLAAEVINKIFDE; encoded by the coding sequence ATGACCGGCTCTGACCCTTATTCCAAGATCTATGAAGAACTCATTGGCTTTGTACCACCCAAGATTCAGCATCGCATCCGCTTGGGGCTTGAAACCGACCCCGAACTACTGGAAGCGATCGAAAATGTTCGCGAAAAAGCAATGTATCCGAACTGTTTTGATGTCAAAACGGCTCAACTAATTTTGTTTGCGGTGCTGATCTCTCATGTGTCACCGGCATCGGAATTTCACGCCCGGGGAGCTGTACGCTCAGGCGCTACCAAAGAAGAACTCCATGCCGTTGCAGGACTTGCTTTCCTGTTTCGGGGGCTGCCTGCGTTTAACCTGGCCGCCGAAGTAATCAACAAGATCTTCGACGAATAA